The sequence below is a genomic window from Cicer arietinum cultivar CDC Frontier isolate Library 1 chromosome 6, Cicar.CDCFrontier_v2.0, whole genome shotgun sequence.
ATCCCCGCGCTTTAGACATCACATGTCCCATCAATATAGAAATTGGCCCTCCTTACCCTCTATAAATTCTCATCTATAAATTTAAGCCTCTTACGGTGATTAGGTTAACCGAATTGATGGAGGATTACCTGCTGGGCACCTCTGTCTACGTGGCCTTCTGGTTGTCTTGCCCCAACCTGTTAGACTTCTATCCTCCAGTCCCACTTCAACATTGTTAAGCTGCTGCATCAGTGGGGTAACAGTTTCAATGGTTGTCGCTGGAGGAGGGGGAGATGGCGGAACCTGTGACCGCCGCCTACCCCTGCCACACCCATTCCTAGAAGAGCTTCTTCTGGTTAATCCTGAATGCCATGCATGACCTGTGGCTTTCATAAGCCCGCCAAATGTCTGAAGGTCTTCTGTTACTTCATGCCTTGATAAAGATGTAAGGCCTGGAAGGATGTCTCTTTGGAAATCCCTTCGCTGCCTCCCTCTCCTTGCTGGCCCCTTTCGTGCCCGAGTAGGTAAAGAAGTTGTTCCAGTTTCTTCTACTTTGAAGTTTTCTGGAACAAGAGGCTTGGGCATGTAGTCTTCTTCCTTGACCGCTTCTAGTTGCAATGTCATGGACTCAAAGTAATCCATTTCTTTGGAGGAAGATTCCCCTTTACCCACACAATTTTCCCCCCTTGAGCTATCTAACTTTCTCTGTATATCATCTACACATGAGGTAGCTACATCCGCAAACCAACTCAGTGGGTCCACCATTGGCCTTGATGAACTGCTCATCACATCATCCACTTGATTGCAGCAAAGAGATGACATGGAAACAATTGCCTCTGCTGCATACCTCATAAATTCATCTTGTGGTTGTTCAACTGTGACTTGTGCGCCTAGTGGTGATACTAAAGGAGTTTCAAGCTGTTTTTCTTCAGGAATGGCATCCTCCTCTGTTTCAGGAACAGCAGGAGCTTCAAGATCTATTACCACCTTCATTTTTACATTGGTGTTTGGAACAGTTGTCAGAGATGGTTCATCCTCACTCATACTCAAGTTCAGGTCAATTTGATTTCTAGAGCTGGCTTCTGTTTTAGAAAGTCCTTCCTTACAAATAATAACTTCAGTGACAGCTTGTTTGTCCATGTCAACCTCAAAAACATCAGCATCACTAGGCAAGTTAATATCAAGTAACCAGTTTTTCCTATTATTTTCCACCAATTCTATGTCGGATGGATTAGGAACTGACACAGACGGAGGAGTGAGTGAAGATGACTCCTTTGCAGAAATCAGAGGCataccaaatatgggaacaccgagaattttctttttactaaAGCTTTCTCTTACTTTTATCCTACTCGGCTCAATAACATTTAAACACAAACCTGAAATTACATTGTTCTTAGATTTTTCACTAGACCCCTTCCCAGTTTCATCTTTGTTAGATAAAGAAGCAACCTGGAGACTCAATTCTCCAGCAGTTAAGCTTCTACCACTACCAGAATTTTGTGTCTCATTCTTACATGTGGTCTTGGATCTAAGCCAAGGCAACACTGGAAGCTGATCCTCGTGCTTCTGTGCTCGATGTTCGCTTCCAAGACCCGACTGGGTAACAATGTCATTGGTTAAACCATTTGAATGTAGCACATTCAAGTTAATATCTTTTCCAGATGTCATGTTATTGCAAATTAAATTTGAACTCTTATTGTAGTTTACTGAACCATTGTTGAAGTGTTCAGCAATCCTGTTGCAATCATTATTAAGGTTGAGATAGTCATAGCTAGTTGAAGAGATGTTAACCGGTCGTACTTTGGATGCAGATGAAGTCCTGGGATTAAACCCATTCTGCACAGATGTTTCACACAGAAAACCTGGATTAAGCTTGGCATTGATATTCAGAGGCCAACTATCTCCCAAAATCCCATTGCTTTGAAGTGACTGGGAACTTCTACTCAAGACACCAGATGCATTTAGAAATGGAGATGGTGGCATCTGAACAGACATCAACTTCTGGTTTAGACTACTACTCACCATTTCCAAAGATGAGTGAGACCAAGACTTGGCAAAATCTGAAGAAGGAGCAATTGCAAAGAGACTAGGACTGTGAGATGATATAACAGACTCTTGATGCTTATCAGTGAAGTATGCATTACTCCTTTCACTGATATCCAAACCACCAACTGTCTTTTCCCTCCACAAACCAGTCTTGCTTCTATTACTTAGATAATCAGATGTAGGTTCGGGACCTTTACCAAGTGCATTTTGCATTGtttgggaagaaaaaaaagattgcTCTTGTTTGAGGATTTGAGGAATGGAATTCGAACTGCTTTTAGCTTGCCCTGTAATAAtcattaaaaacttaattgttacAGTGCAATTTATCATATGCCACATCAATCACAGTACTAGTTTATTGTTACACTTACACGATCAAAAAGGAAATTTTGGTTCCAAggaaaagtatataaaaatactttttaaatatatttgcaaAATTCATGTTAGAGCAAAAATATCCAActtactaataataaaaaacagtTTATCTACTTGAAAGGAGACACGGCACAATTAAGAGTATACTGATCTGTCAGCTCTCACACTGAAAAATCTTACTCTCATTGTGCTTCCAGTCTCTTTCTATAATTTTAAAGCAgctaaataataaaaatctaaCCTGCATCCTTTGATGAAATCCACACTTTTCCACCCCCATCATTCTTCAAATATCCGTTATTTGAAGTAGCATGATGCGAGTTGAGTACATCTTCCGCGGGAAAACCAAAAATCCTTGACTTCTGTTTGGCAGATAGATCAGAGCATTCAGTTGCCCCTTGATAGGGATTATTGTTTGGATGAGGAATACATGCAGAAGCATTGGTTTCTTCCATCTGAACAGGTTCATTTAAATCAGCCAATCCATTTCTGCTCCTTAAAGGCTGCTCAGATCTTGAAGTGTCTTCCTGGCTACCAGTCTTCCCACCATTGCCACAAAAAAGCTTCACACCATCTCCCTTCCCATTTTTACAATTTCTATCAGGAATTGTAGTGCCACTTATATTTTCATCACTAAACTTTTCACCTTCATCAGTATCAATGTACTCGTCAGCAGGGAGGTGAAGGTCAAACATTTTTCTCCTCACTTTTGAGGGTCTAGACTCCAGTCCCTCAGCATCTTTTGAACTACTCCCATTTGGTGATGGAAACAGACCAGCTTGCTTATTGATTCCTTTGTTAGAAGCCAAAGGAGAATGAGTGGCCTCAACACCTGAAAAAGATGGTCCAACTCCAGCACAAGCAGAACTTCCTGTTACTGGAAAGCTAGGAAAGTGCCACTTTTTAGCATCTTCAGATGTTATTTGAGTTGGTAAAGGACGTGGGGAAAATGATGTCCCAACCGATCTATGGTTCCTATGTAACTCTTTCATTTTTACCTCGTCCATCAAATCTCTTTGTATTCTGTATAAACGATGAAGTTCAAACACCTGATTGATAAtgcataacttaaatatatcaATAGTTTCACCAATCATAGGGTACATAAAAATTAAGCCAAACTATATCACCATTGAACCATGTTAAAAGAAAATCCTACATCTAAAACTGATTAAAGTCAATATAGAACCAAACTAGTGTTGGTATCTCACTGTTAAAGTACTTAGCAACCACTGCAGCAATTGAAAATTTCCATATTTTGAGAGAAACAGCTCTGACgaaggagaaaaaaattaaaacaattactaaaaatatttaaccttTAATCACCCCAAAACTTTCCATGGGCATATTATTTAACctactggacaagaataaaaataaactaggACTTCATACCTGATTCTTAAATATGGCCTCATGCTCAAGCATCATCTGCTTCACAACATCCTTATCATATGCTGAACATACATCTGCAGCAGCACTTGGAAGATGGTTATGATAATATTGGCCATTTGCCAGTGCTTTGTCTCCGTAAAATAGGGGCCAACCACAACTACTGGATTCCTCATTAAGATCTCTCATTGAGTAGTATCCTGGAAGACTTTGAACTTTGGTTCCCATCCCTGATAATTGAacacatatatttaaataagttatttttatcaCAAATAAGTGATATATAGCTTCTCTCTTGTTCCAATAATATCACAATCCATGCAGTATCTTAATTTATTTCATACTAACTCATGTCATGAAGAAGGTATCTAATTATGTTAACATTCCAAATGCGGTATGGCATCAAATACCACAAACTCAATCCATGAAAAGTAGCCAAATAATTGAATGACTCGAAACCAGATTTGATGATGTGAATCATATCCAAATAGTTACACAAACAACGTCACATATACAGTGCTAGCAAAGATAGTTTCCTATCCAGAAATTTAAAGTTTTTACCCATAATTCATCTGTT
It includes:
- the LOC101495205 gene encoding uncharacterized protein isoform X1; the encoded protein is MGTKVQSLPGYYSMRDLNEESSSCGWPLFYGDKALANGQYYHNHLPSAAADVCSAYDKDVVKQMMLEHEAIFKNQVFELHRLYRIQRDLMDEVKMKELHRNHRSVGTSFSPRPLPTQITSEDAKKWHFPSFPVTGSSACAGVGPSFSGVEATHSPLASNKGINKQAGLFPSPNGSSSKDAEGLESRPSKVRRKMFDLHLPADEYIDTDEGEKFSDENISGTTIPDRNCKNGKGDGVKLFCGNGGKTGSQEDTSRSEQPLRSRNGLADLNEPVQMEETNASACIPHPNNNPYQGATECSDLSAKQKSRIFGFPAEDVLNSHHATSNNGYLKNDGGGKVWISSKDAGQAKSSSNSIPQILKQEQSFFSSQTMQNALGKGPEPTSDYLSNRSKTGLWREKTVGGLDISERSNAYFTDKHQESVISSHSPSLFAIAPSSDFAKSWSHSSLEMVSSSLNQKLMSVQMPPSPFLNASGVLSRSSQSLQSNGILGDSWPLNINAKLNPGFLCETSVQNGFNPRTSSASKVRPVNISSTSYDYLNLNNDCNRIAEHFNNGSVNYNKSSNLICNNMTSGKDINLNVLHSNGLTNDIVTQSGLGSEHRAQKHEDQLPVLPWLRSKTTCKNETQNSGSGRSLTAGELSLQVASLSNKDETGKGSSEKSKNNVISGLCLNVIEPSRIKVRESFSKKKILGVPIFGMPLISAKESSSLTPPSVSVPNPSDIELVENNRKNWLLDINLPSDADVFEVDMDKQAVTEVIICKEGLSKTEASSRNQIDLNLSMSEDEPSLTTVPNTNVKMKVVIDLEAPAVPETEEDAIPEEKQLETPLVSPLGAQVTVEQPQDEFMRYAAEAIVSMSSLCCNQVDDVMSSSSRPMVDPLSWFADVATSCVDDIQRKLDSSRGENCVGKGESSSKEMDYFESMTLQLEAVKEEDYMPKPLVPENFKVEETGTTSLPTRARKGPARRGRQRRDFQRDILPGLTSLSRHEVTEDLQTFGGLMKATGHAWHSGLTRRSSSRNGCGRGRRRSQVPPSPPPPATTIETVTPLMQQLNNVEVGLEDRSLTGWGKTTRRPRRQRCPAGNPPSIRLT
- the LOC101495205 gene encoding uncharacterized protein isoform X2, with protein sequence MRPYLRIRIQRDLMDEVKMKELHRNHRSVGTSFSPRPLPTQITSEDAKKWHFPSFPVTGSSACAGVGPSFSGVEATHSPLASNKGINKQAGLFPSPNGSSSKDAEGLESRPSKVRRKMFDLHLPADEYIDTDEGEKFSDENISGTTIPDRNCKNGKGDGVKLFCGNGGKTGSQEDTSRSEQPLRSRNGLADLNEPVQMEETNASACIPHPNNNPYQGATECSDLSAKQKSRIFGFPAEDVLNSHHATSNNGYLKNDGGGKVWISSKDAGQAKSSSNSIPQILKQEQSFFSSQTMQNALGKGPEPTSDYLSNRSKTGLWREKTVGGLDISERSNAYFTDKHQESVISSHSPSLFAIAPSSDFAKSWSHSSLEMVSSSLNQKLMSVQMPPSPFLNASGVLSRSSQSLQSNGILGDSWPLNINAKLNPGFLCETSVQNGFNPRTSSASKVRPVNISSTSYDYLNLNNDCNRIAEHFNNGSVNYNKSSNLICNNMTSGKDINLNVLHSNGLTNDIVTQSGLGSEHRAQKHEDQLPVLPWLRSKTTCKNETQNSGSGRSLTAGELSLQVASLSNKDETGKGSSEKSKNNVISGLCLNVIEPSRIKVRESFSKKKILGVPIFGMPLISAKESSSLTPPSVSVPNPSDIELVENNRKNWLLDINLPSDADVFEVDMDKQAVTEVIICKEGLSKTEASSRNQIDLNLSMSEDEPSLTTVPNTNVKMKVVIDLEAPAVPETEEDAIPEEKQLETPLVSPLGAQVTVEQPQDEFMRYAAEAIVSMSSLCCNQVDDVMSSSSRPMVDPLSWFADVATSCVDDIQRKLDSSRGENCVGKGESSSKEMDYFESMTLQLEAVKEEDYMPKPLVPENFKVEETGTTSLPTRARKGPARRGRQRRDFQRDILPGLTSLSRHEVTEDLQTFGGLMKATGHAWHSGLTRRSSSRNGCGRGRRRSQVPPSPPPPATTIETVTPLMQQLNNVEVGLEDRSLTGWGKTTRRPRRQRCPAGNPPSIRLT